From one Verrucomicrobiota bacterium genomic stretch:
- a CDS encoding helix-turn-helix domain-containing protein: protein MAIMSLLAASPELAFTELRDALQMTDGNLTTHVRTLQEAGYVAVAKSYQNNRPLTTVSLTAPGEKAFAGYISLLEQIVKQTKGK from the coding sequence ATGGCCATCATGTCGCTGCTCGCGGCCTCGCCGGAGTTGGCCTTCACCGAGCTGCGCGACGCGCTCCAGATGACCGACGGCAACCTCACCACGCACGTCCGCACGCTGCAGGAGGCCGGTTACGTCGCCGTCGCCAAGAGCTACCAGAACAACCGCCCGCTCACGACCGTCTCGCTCACCGCGCCGGGCGAGAAGGCGTTCGCCGGCTACATCAGCCTGCTGGAACAGATCGTTAAGCAGACGAAAGGAAAGTGA
- a CDS encoding RNA-binding protein: protein MATRLFVGNLPYSTTENDLQDHFGQAGAVTSVNIMQDRVTGRSRGFAFVDMGSQDEANKAVEMFHGKEFQGRALTVNEARPREERPGGGGGYRGGGGGGGGGGGYRDR from the coding sequence ATGGCTACCCGATTGTTCGTTGGGAATCTTCCCTACAGCACCACCGAGAACGACCTCCAGGACCACTTCGGCCAGGCCGGCGCCGTCACCTCGGTCAACATCATGCAGGACCGCGTCACCGGCCGCTCCCGCGGCTTCGCCTTCGTGGACATGGGCTCGCAGGACGAGGCCAACAAGGCGGTCGAGATGTTTCACGGCAAGGAGTTTCAAGGTCGTGCACTGACGGTCAATGAAGCGCGGCCCCGCGAAGAGCGCCCCGGCGGTGGTGGTGGTTATCGCGGCGGCGGTGGTGGCGGCGGCGGCGGCGGCGGATACCGCGACCGCTAA
- a CDS encoding DUF721 domain-containing protein — protein MASSFSTKSSNRSDRSRPRPLARSAETRSAYPGAPSAARRRVLSQWRGVDLEPLESARRDTAKSIASLVPRVVADLGLEARRADAEIVRVWNDLLDPTLTAHAQPVNLARGTLFVSVSTSVWLDTIVRYHRREILDRLQHAFGREVVKKISYRIG, from the coding sequence ATGGCGTCCTCGTTCTCGACGAAGTCATCGAACCGCTCTGACCGGTCGCGCCCGCGTCCGCTCGCCCGCTCCGCCGAAACCCGGTCCGCGTATCCCGGCGCCCCGTCCGCCGCCCGCCGCCGCGTCCTTTCCCAGTGGCGGGGCGTCGATCTCGAGCCACTCGAATCCGCCCGCCGCGACACCGCCAAGTCCATCGCGTCCCTCGTGCCCCGGGTCGTCGCCGACCTCGGGCTCGAAGCGCGCCGCGCCGACGCCGAAATCGTTCGAGTGTGGAACGACCTCCTCGATCCGACGCTCACCGCCCACGCGCAGCCCGTGAATCTCGCGCGCGGCACACTCTTCGTCAGCGTCTCCACGAGCGTGTGGCTCGACACCATCGTCCGCTACCACCGGCGCGAAATCCTCGACCGACTTCAGCACGCGTTCGGCCGCGAGGTGGTCAAGAAAATCTCCTACCGGATTGGCTGA
- a CDS encoding SDR family oxidoreductase, with protein sequence MLAAMRVLIVGCGYVGFPLGAELARLGHEVFGLRRSAEGAAGLAAAGVTPLTGDITNPAALARLPGPFDWVVDAVSSSRGDAEAYRRVFLDGTRHLLDALADAPPRKFVFTSSTSVYAQSDGSTVDESAATEPTSETGRVLVQAEQMVMQAWRVRKFPAVVLRLAGIYGPGRGHLFKQFLSGEARIEGDGARFINMVHVEDAAGAVMTALERAQPGGVYNVADDAPVSERAFFEWIAGELGRAMPPAAAEAGRVPRKRAVTHKRVSNAKLKSAGWRLKFPTFREGYAREIGTHRDTESRQPIR encoded by the coding sequence ATGCTCGCGGCGATGCGTGTGCTGATTGTCGGCTGCGGCTATGTGGGCTTCCCGCTCGGCGCGGAACTCGCGCGACTTGGGCACGAGGTGTTCGGCCTGCGGCGCTCTGCGGAGGGCGCCGCCGGACTCGCTGCGGCGGGTGTCACGCCGCTCACGGGTGACATCACGAATCCAGCAGCCCTCGCGCGCCTGCCGGGGCCGTTCGACTGGGTGGTTGACGCCGTGTCCTCGTCGCGCGGCGACGCGGAGGCCTATCGGCGGGTGTTTCTCGACGGAACGCGCCATTTGCTTGATGCGCTCGCCGACGCGCCACCGCGCAAGTTTGTCTTCACGAGCAGCACCAGCGTTTATGCGCAGTCGGACGGCTCCACGGTGGACGAGTCGGCGGCGACGGAACCGACGAGCGAGACAGGCCGCGTGCTGGTGCAGGCCGAACAGATGGTGATGCAGGCCTGGCGCGTCCGGAAGTTTCCCGCGGTGGTGCTGCGTCTGGCCGGCATTTACGGGCCGGGACGTGGGCACCTGTTCAAGCAGTTTCTGAGCGGCGAGGCTCGGATCGAGGGCGATGGGGCGCGGTTCATCAACATGGTCCACGTCGAGGATGCCGCGGGCGCGGTGATGACGGCGCTGGAGCGCGCGCAACCCGGCGGCGTTTACAACGTGGCGGACGACGCACCGGTTTCGGAGCGCGCGTTTTTCGAATGGATCGCGGGTGAGCTGGGCCGCGCGATGCCGCCCGCCGCGGCTGAAGCCGGACGGGTTCCCCGGAAGCGCGCCGTGACGCACAAGCGCGTGTCGAACGCGAAGTTGAAGTCTGCGGGCTGGCGACTGAAGTTCCCGACGTTCCGCGAGGGCTACGCCCGGGAGATTGGAACGCACCGGGACACGGAATCGCGTCAGCCAATCCGGTAG
- the ispH gene encoding 4-hydroxy-3-methylbut-2-enyl diphosphate reductase: MKLLRAEHLGMCFGVRDAIALALKHSQHAPLTILGELVHNETVLDGLRARGVSVESDLAAVATSTVMITAHGASGRRLDLVRGRGLNVVEATCPLVHAAHRGVKQLVADGFHPVLIGKRDHVEVRGLTEDLAAFDVVLTETDVDELRERPRFGVAAQTTQPIERVRVLVERIRAKFPQSEVRFIDTVCQPTKQRQQAAVELARQCDVVVVIGGAHSNNTRELVATSGRHCARVHHVQGADDLRAGWFCAEDTVGITAGTSTLDGTIAAVEARLHAIALRCAAERPPSELSEIHAA; the protein is encoded by the coding sequence ATGAAACTCCTCCGCGCCGAACATCTCGGCATGTGCTTCGGCGTTCGTGACGCCATCGCGCTTGCGCTCAAACACTCGCAGCACGCCCCGCTCACCATCCTGGGCGAGTTGGTCCACAACGAAACCGTCCTCGACGGCCTCCGGGCCCGCGGCGTGAGTGTCGAGTCCGACCTCGCGGCCGTCGCCACCTCCACGGTGATGATCACGGCGCACGGCGCGTCCGGGCGGCGGCTGGACCTCGTGCGCGGCCGCGGGCTGAACGTGGTGGAGGCCACATGCCCGCTCGTGCACGCTGCGCACCGCGGCGTGAAACAGCTCGTCGCCGATGGCTTCCATCCGGTCCTCATTGGCAAACGCGACCATGTGGAAGTGCGCGGGCTGACCGAGGACCTCGCCGCGTTCGACGTCGTGTTGACCGAGACGGACGTGGACGAACTGCGCGAGCGCCCGCGTTTCGGAGTGGCGGCGCAAACCACACAACCCATCGAGCGAGTGCGCGTGTTGGTCGAGCGCATCCGCGCGAAGTTCCCGCAGTCGGAAGTGCGCTTCATCGACACCGTGTGCCAGCCGACAAAGCAGCGGCAGCAGGCGGCCGTCGAGCTGGCGCGCCAGTGCGACGTGGTGGTGGTGATCGGGGGCGCGCACAGCAACAACACGCGCGAGTTGGTTGCGACAAGCGGGCGGCACTGCGCCCGTGTGCATCACGTGCAGGGGGCGGATGACCTGCGCGCCGGGTGGTTCTGCGCGGAGGACACCGTCGGCATCACCGCCGGCACGAGCACGCTGGACGGCACGATTGCCGCAGTCGAGGCGCGGCTTCATGCGATCGCGTTGCGATGCGCGGCGGAACGGCCGCCGTCCGAACTCTCTGAAATTCACGCGGCATGA
- a CDS encoding U32 family peptidase, with protein MRPTPSNPGTRVVAVPELLAPAGDWECARAAVENGADAIYFGLERFNARMRAKNFTEADLPRLMEFLHVRGVKGFVTFNTLVFTDELGEAARYVRAIIAAGADAAIVQDVGIARLIRRISPDFPIHASTQMTITSAAGVEFARELGCNLVVLARECSIAEIDRIQPAIRRPQSAMLLEVFVHGALCVAYSGQCLTSESLGGRSANRGECAQACRLPYELVSDGREVPLGDRRYLLSPQDLAGLEVLPQLARAGVASLKIEGRLKSPEYVASITRVYREALENLRSRIAGCKPADSEPNRCVSPRSAIRDPHYEMEMTFSRGLFTGWLGGIDNQRLVHARFGKKRGVFLGQVSRVDGDRVLLRLENPLKAGDGVVFDAGRPDEPEQGGRVFEVHGSKFKAAASESALTFLHGAVDFSKIAPGDRVWKTGDPALERELRQTFEGDAPRFQRPIHMEVHGHAGAPLTLITRDESGHVAHLDSSKPLAPADRQPLTDERLRAQLGRLGGTPFHLGEFTSQIEGAVMLPVSELNRLRREAVAELQRQRAQPRRWTVNECGLRNVDCGIPVPAQPATPDPQPAIRSPQLIPLVRTMPQLDAALASGAATIYCELEDVKKYRDAVARVRIHAPVAASSQSSIFVAPPRITKPGEEWILNLVRSSGADGYLVRNYDHLNFFADCRRIGDFSLNVANPMTAEYFIQRFGLERLTAGYDLNIAQLEALLRAAPAGWFEVTIHQHMPMFHMEHCVFCAFLSKGKDFRDCGRPCDHHDVRLRDRVGMEHPLKADAGCRNTVFNARAQTGAEFAARLIELGVRQFRVEFVNESPAEVTRTLARYQSLLRGEITGTELWRELRLHNQLGVTRGQLEGARPESR; from the coding sequence ATGCGTCCCACGCCATCCAATCCAGGCACTCGCGTGGTTGCCGTCCCCGAACTCCTTGCCCCCGCGGGTGACTGGGAATGTGCAAGGGCCGCGGTCGAGAACGGCGCCGATGCGATCTACTTCGGGCTCGAGCGGTTCAATGCCCGCATGCGCGCGAAGAACTTTACCGAGGCCGATCTTCCGCGGCTCATGGAGTTCCTGCACGTGCGCGGCGTGAAGGGCTTCGTGACTTTCAACACCCTTGTGTTCACGGATGAGCTTGGTGAGGCCGCACGATACGTTCGCGCCATCATCGCCGCGGGCGCGGACGCCGCCATCGTGCAGGATGTCGGCATTGCCCGGCTCATCCGCCGCATCTCGCCTGACTTTCCGATTCACGCCTCGACGCAAATGACCATCACGAGCGCCGCGGGCGTGGAATTCGCGCGCGAGCTCGGCTGCAACCTCGTCGTCCTGGCTCGCGAGTGCTCGATCGCCGAGATCGACCGGATTCAACCCGCAATCCGCCGCCCGCAATCCGCTATGCTCCTGGAGGTTTTCGTCCACGGCGCGCTCTGCGTTGCTTACAGCGGCCAGTGCCTCACGAGCGAGTCACTCGGCGGCCGCAGCGCGAACCGCGGCGAATGCGCCCAGGCGTGCCGCCTGCCTTACGAACTTGTCTCCGACGGGCGCGAAGTCCCGCTCGGCGACCGCCGCTATTTGCTCAGCCCGCAGGACCTCGCGGGGCTCGAAGTCCTGCCGCAACTCGCGCGCGCAGGCGTCGCTTCGCTCAAAATCGAGGGCCGGCTCAAATCGCCCGAATACGTCGCGAGCATCACCCGCGTTTACCGCGAGGCATTGGAAAACCTCAGATCGCGGATTGCGGGCTGCAAACCGGCGGACAGCGAACCCAATCGGTGCGTCAGTCCGCGATCCGCAATCCGCGATCCGCACTACGAAATGGAGATGACCTTCTCGCGCGGCCTCTTCACCGGCTGGCTCGGAGGGATCGACAACCAGCGACTCGTTCATGCGCGGTTCGGCAAGAAGCGCGGCGTGTTCCTCGGCCAGGTCAGTCGCGTCGACGGCGACCGCGTCCTGCTGCGCTTGGAGAATCCGCTCAAGGCCGGCGATGGCGTCGTCTTCGACGCGGGCCGCCCCGACGAACCGGAGCAGGGCGGGCGCGTCTTCGAAGTTCATGGCTCAAAGTTCAAGGCCGCGGCTTCGGAGTCCGCGCTCACGTTCCTGCACGGCGCGGTGGACTTCTCGAAAATCGCCCCCGGCGACCGCGTGTGGAAAACCGGCGACCCGGCTCTCGAGCGAGAGCTGCGGCAGACCTTCGAAGGCGACGCGCCGCGGTTCCAGCGACCGATTCACATGGAGGTTCACGGCCACGCGGGCGCCCCGCTGACGCTCATCACCCGCGACGAATCCGGCCATGTGGCGCACCTCGACTCCTCCAAGCCGTTGGCCCCCGCCGACCGCCAGCCACTCACCGACGAGCGACTCCGCGCACAACTCGGCCGTCTCGGCGGCACGCCGTTTCACCTCGGCGAGTTCACGAGCCAGATCGAGGGCGCGGTCATGCTTCCCGTCAGCGAACTCAACCGCCTCCGTCGGGAAGCCGTCGCCGAGTTGCAACGCCAGCGCGCGCAGCCCCGCCGGTGGACGGTCAATGAGTGCGGACTGCGGAATGTGGATTGCGGCATCCCGGTCCCGGCGCAGCCCGCCACTCCCGACCCGCAACCGGCAATCCGCAGTCCGCAGTTGATCCCCCTCGTCCGCACGATGCCGCAGCTCGACGCCGCCCTCGCATCCGGCGCGGCCACCATTTACTGCGAGCTCGAGGACGTGAAGAAATACCGCGACGCCGTCGCCCGCGTCCGAATCCACGCGCCCGTCGCCGCCTCTTCGCAATCCTCGATCTTCGTCGCTCCGCCGCGCATCACGAAACCCGGCGAAGAATGGATCCTCAATCTCGTCCGCTCCTCCGGGGCCGACGGCTACCTCGTCCGCAACTACGACCACCTGAACTTTTTCGCGGACTGCCGCCGCATCGGCGACTTTTCGCTGAACGTCGCGAACCCGATGACGGCGGAATACTTCATCCAGCGATTTGGGCTCGAACGGCTCACGGCGGGCTACGACCTGAACATCGCGCAACTCGAGGCGCTGCTTCGTGCCGCGCCCGCCGGGTGGTTCGAGGTCACCATCCACCAGCACATGCCCATGTTTCACATGGAGCACTGCGTGTTCTGCGCGTTCCTCTCGAAAGGGAAGGACTTTCGCGACTGCGGCCGCCCGTGCGACCACCACGACGTGCGCCTGCGCGACCGTGTCGGGATGGAGCATCCCCTCAAGGCCGACGCCGGCTGTCGCAACACCGTGTTCAACGCCCGCGCGCAAACCGGCGCAGAATTTGCAGCACGCCTGATCGAGCTCGGCGTCCGCCAGTTCCGGGTCGAGTTCGTGAACGAATCACCGGCCGAAGTGACGCGCACGCTCGCCCGCTACCAGTCGCTCCTGCGCGGCGAAATCACCGGGACTGAACTGTGGCGCGAATTGCGGCTGCACAACCAGCTTGGCGTGACCCGCGGGCAACTGGAAGGTGCGCGCCCTGAATCCCGTTAG
- a CDS encoding class I SAM-dependent RNA methyltransferase: protein MPNSIQRPVADLVPGSRLTLAIRDLAFGGEGVGRVGEFVVFVPFVVPGDEVEVEVTEVKKKFARAKLVRVTTPSPDRVEPRCRYFGECGGCQYQHVAYGAQLEFKHRQIADLLQRVGGFDRVVVAPVVPCPQPYGYRNRIMVRSQWNGAAQRLQVGFLGVNDKHVVDIEECPIAEPALNEQLKLARAKPPPRGGLKVTLRIAPDRWAVPRDSFFQNNFFLLPKLVETVRARVADFGARHLVDAYCGVGFFALELANLVESFVGVEVDALAIKAAQQNQAARHVTNGRFVPGCAEDYLSGLLQRHPGEPTALVMDPPRTGCPAATLHRIRRAGPGQVLYVSCHPATLARDLKLLCDGGRYRLQSVIPHDMFPQTQHVECVADLRLGA, encoded by the coding sequence ATGCCCAACTCGATCCAACGTCCCGTCGCAGATCTCGTTCCCGGATCGAGACTGACGCTCGCGATCCGGGACCTCGCCTTTGGCGGCGAGGGCGTCGGGCGCGTCGGGGAATTCGTCGTGTTTGTGCCGTTCGTCGTGCCCGGCGACGAGGTGGAGGTTGAAGTCACCGAGGTGAAGAAGAAGTTCGCGCGCGCGAAACTGGTGCGCGTGACCACGCCGTCGCCCGACCGCGTCGAGCCGCGTTGCCGATACTTCGGCGAATGCGGCGGGTGCCAGTATCAACACGTGGCCTACGGCGCGCAGCTTGAGTTCAAGCACCGGCAGATCGCGGACCTGTTGCAGCGCGTCGGCGGATTCGATCGGGTCGTCGTCGCCCCGGTCGTCCCGTGTCCGCAGCCTTATGGCTATCGCAACCGCATCATGGTCCGCAGCCAGTGGAACGGCGCGGCACAACGGCTTCAGGTCGGCTTCCTCGGCGTGAACGACAAGCACGTCGTCGACATCGAGGAGTGTCCGATCGCCGAGCCGGCGCTCAATGAACAGCTCAAGCTCGCGCGCGCCAAGCCGCCGCCCCGCGGCGGGCTCAAGGTGACGCTGCGCATTGCTCCGGACCGCTGGGCCGTGCCGCGCGATTCGTTTTTTCAGAACAACTTCTTCCTCCTGCCCAAGCTTGTCGAAACGGTGCGCGCACGGGTCGCGGACTTCGGCGCACGGCATCTTGTGGATGCGTATTGCGGCGTCGGGTTCTTCGCGCTCGAGCTCGCGAATCTCGTTGAGAGCTTTGTCGGCGTGGAGGTGGACGCGCTCGCCATCAAGGCCGCGCAGCAGAATCAGGCGGCGCGGCACGTCACGAACGGGCGATTCGTGCCGGGCTGCGCGGAGGATTACTTGAGCGGCCTGTTGCAGCGCCATCCGGGCGAGCCGACGGCGCTCGTGATGGACCCGCCCCGCACCGGCTGCCCGGCCGCGACGTTGCACCGCATCCGCCGCGCCGGCCCGGGGCAAGTGCTCTACGTGTCGTGCCATCCCGCGACACTCGCGCGCGACTTGAAGCTGCTTTGCGACGGCGGCCGCTACCGGCTCCAAAGTGTCATTCCGCACGACATGTTTCCGCAAACGCAACACGTCGAGTGCGTCGCCGATTTGCGGCTCGGCGCGTAA
- a CDS encoding DUF3500 domain-containing protein — MPTRPRLALLAFAAVSLLATPTRAATPGEEMAAAANAFLAALGTEAKAKAAFDFKNEERLNWHFIPKERKGLPLKDMSPTQRHLAYGLLGSSLSQRGYSKATSIMSLEQILAELEGPNRKMARDPELYFVTVFGTPGSKGTWGWRWEGHHLAFNFTVVNGQVVGSPNFLGTNPAEVREGPRKGLRVLAVEEDLARALVKSLDASQRAAAVFTNTAPRDIITGADKRVKPLSPAGVSAAKLTKEQTANLQALVREYAQRVRPDVASRDLDKIAQAGWDKVHFAWAGPLDAGKGDYYRVQGPTFLLEYDNTQNNNNHVHAVWRDFDGDFGEDLLKRHYEQEHSKK, encoded by the coding sequence ATGCCAACCCGCCCCCGCCTCGCATTGCTTGCCTTCGCCGCAGTCTCGCTGCTGGCCACCCCAACCCGCGCCGCGACTCCGGGAGAGGAAATGGCCGCGGCCGCCAACGCGTTCCTCGCCGCGCTCGGCACCGAGGCGAAGGCAAAGGCGGCCTTCGACTTCAAGAACGAGGAACGCCTCAACTGGCACTTCATCCCAAAGGAGCGCAAGGGGCTTCCGTTGAAGGACATGTCGCCGACGCAACGGCACCTCGCCTACGGACTGCTCGGTTCGAGCTTGAGCCAGCGCGGCTATTCCAAGGCCACGAGCATCATGAGCCTCGAGCAGATTCTCGCCGAGCTCGAGGGGCCGAACCGCAAGATGGCGCGCGATCCGGAGCTTTATTTCGTGACCGTGTTCGGGACGCCGGGCAGCAAGGGCACGTGGGGCTGGCGTTGGGAAGGACATCACCTCGCGTTCAACTTCACCGTCGTCAACGGCCAGGTCGTCGGCTCGCCGAACTTCCTCGGCACGAACCCCGCCGAGGTTCGCGAAGGCCCGCGCAAGGGGCTGCGCGTGCTCGCGGTCGAGGAAGACCTCGCGCGCGCGCTCGTGAAATCCCTCGACGCCTCGCAGCGCGCCGCCGCCGTCTTCACCAACACCGCCCCGCGCGACATCATCACCGGGGCCGACAAGCGTGTGAAGCCGCTCTCACCCGCGGGCGTTTCCGCCGCGAAGCTCACGAAGGAGCAGACCGCGAACCTGCAGGCCCTCGTGCGCGAATACGCCCAGCGCGTCCGGCCGGACGTCGCCTCGCGGGACCTCGACAAAATCGCCCAGGCCGGCTGGGACAAGGTGCACTTCGCGTGGGCGGGACCGCTCGACGCCGGCAAGGGCGATTACTACCGCGTGCAGGGCCCGACCTTCCTGCTCGAATACGACAACACGCAGAACAACAACAACCACGTCCACGCGGTGTGGCGCGACTTTGACGGCGACTTCGGCGAAGACCTGCTCAAGAGGCACTACGAGCAAGAGCACTCCAAGAAGTAA
- a CDS encoding beta-galactosidase, producing the protein MYLGAAYHPEHWVFPYDGTQEIPEDRWEEDAQGMAHAGLNVVRMGEFAWGLCEREEGKYDFGWLNRAMDVMHKHNLQVVLGTPTAAPPLWLTQKYPEILPLDETGQPKREGTRRAYCINSNVYWDFSKKIVTQLANTLGKHPALIAWQIDNGIGRHGTEYAFNAETRRDWIAWLQAKYETIPKLNERMGLTFWGQVVSDWTQVPMPMSAPAPHNPALVCDWRRFCSDSCVAFVRMQHDLLKGVTPDIPTTTTFRAWAANFDYFDMAEVVDFVSMDSSATSAARASEVACSIDFLRSLKKTGSTGPGREEGFWVMEQKAGHVAWAEVNSLVRPNITRLFTFQEVARGANGVCYFYWRPPRFGAERFYGGVLTHDGRAQNRMFEEITKIGDEMSTLGDSLRGTRYVAEVAILYSYPSEWARNQPLRPNKFYNHLEHIQLFHNALHDRNVGVDFARPTDDLSRYKLVIAPALQMLAGGEADLLRVYVQNGGTLLATFNTGLLNEDGQVPVTGIPTELTDVFGLEISEWDPLPPGEENHLAFKAGFQTSHLHPARIWCDIIEPQDCQVLATYTKDFYNGKPAMTMNQFGEGKAVYIGTMSHPPFYIDLVNWARQLCGITPLLRVPDQVEVSLREKDNLRLYFLLNHNNSSIRITFLKPMHDFMTGQNLPNNYDIPAHGVLVLDEVIEPL; encoded by the coding sequence ATGTATCTTGGCGCAGCGTATCATCCCGAGCATTGGGTCTTTCCCTATGATGGCACCCAGGAAATCCCGGAAGACCGTTGGGAGGAGGACGCGCAAGGCATGGCCCACGCCGGACTGAACGTGGTGCGGATGGGCGAGTTCGCGTGGGGCTTGTGCGAGCGCGAGGAGGGCAAATACGACTTTGGCTGGCTCAACCGCGCGATGGATGTGATGCACAAGCACAACCTCCAGGTCGTGCTCGGCACGCCCACCGCGGCGCCCCCGTTGTGGCTGACGCAAAAGTATCCCGAGATCTTGCCGCTCGACGAGACCGGCCAGCCCAAGCGCGAGGGCACGCGCCGCGCCTACTGTATCAACAGCAACGTCTACTGGGACTTTTCGAAGAAGATCGTCACTCAACTCGCCAACACGCTGGGCAAGCATCCCGCGCTGATTGCGTGGCAGATCGACAACGGCATCGGACGACACGGCACGGAATACGCCTTCAACGCCGAGACGCGCCGAGACTGGATCGCGTGGCTACAGGCCAAATACGAGACCATCCCCAAACTCAACGAACGCATGGGGCTCACCTTCTGGGGGCAGGTCGTCAGCGACTGGACGCAGGTGCCGATGCCGATGAGCGCGCCCGCGCCGCACAATCCCGCGCTGGTGTGCGACTGGAGGCGGTTTTGCAGTGACTCCTGCGTGGCGTTTGTGCGCATGCAGCACGACCTGCTCAAGGGCGTCACACCGGACATTCCCACCACCACGACCTTCCGCGCGTGGGCGGCGAACTTCGACTACTTTGACATGGCCGAGGTCGTCGACTTCGTGAGCATGGACAGCAGCGCGACAAGCGCGGCAAGGGCCAGCGAAGTCGCGTGCAGCATCGACTTCCTCCGCTCGCTGAAGAAGACCGGCTCGACCGGTCCGGGTCGCGAGGAGGGGTTCTGGGTCATGGAGCAGAAGGCGGGACACGTCGCCTGGGCTGAAGTCAACTCGCTCGTCCGTCCAAACATCACGCGGCTGTTCACGTTCCAGGAAGTCGCGCGCGGCGCGAACGGCGTCTGCTATTTTTACTGGCGGCCGCCCCGCTTTGGGGCCGAGCGATTTTACGGCGGCGTGCTCACCCACGACGGCCGCGCGCAAAACCGCATGTTCGAGGAGATCACGAAGATCGGCGACGAGATGTCCACGCTCGGCGACTCGCTGCGCGGCACCCGATACGTGGCCGAAGTGGCCATCCTTTACAGCTATCCGAGCGAGTGGGCGCGCAACCAGCCGCTGCGACCGAACAAATTCTACAACCACCTCGAACACATCCAGCTCTTTCACAACGCGCTGCATGACCGCAACGTCGGCGTGGACTTCGCGCGCCCGACCGACGACCTGAGCCGCTACAAACTTGTCATCGCACCGGCGCTCCAGATGCTGGCCGGTGGCGAAGCCGACCTGCTCCGCGTCTACGTGCAGAACGGCGGCACGTTGCTCGCCACGTTCAACACCGGCTTGCTCAACGAAGACGGCCAGGTGCCCGTCACCGGCATTCCGACGGAACTCACTGACGTCTTCGGGCTTGAAATCTCCGAGTGGGACCCGCTGCCGCCGGGCGAGGAAAACCACCTGGCCTTCAAAGCCGGCTTTCAGACCTCGCACCTGCATCCCGCGCGCATTTGGTGCGACATCATCGAGCCGCAGGATTGCCAGGTGCTGGCGACCTACACGAAGGACTTCTACAACGGCAAGCCCGCGATGACCATGAACCAGTTCGGCGAGGGCAAGGCGGTCTACATCGGCACGATGAGCCACCCGCCGTTCTACATCGACCTCGTCAACTGGGCGCGCCAACTCTGCGGCATCACGCCGTTGCTGCGCGTGCCCGATCAGGTCGAGGTATCGCTGCGCGAGAAGGACAACCTGCGCCTCTATTTCCTGCTCAACCACAACAACTCCTCCATCCGCATCACCTTCCTCAAGCCGATGCATGACTTCATGACCGGCCAGAACCTTCCGAACAACTACGACATCCCGGCCCATGGCGTCCTCGTTCTCGACGAAGTCATCGAACCGCTCTGA